Proteins from one Syntrophorhabdaceae bacterium genomic window:
- a CDS encoding AsmA family protein, with product MRALRRKGLMIAGGAVVPVVIIAIIAVLSFNINTHKSRIEAAASRETGLTVRIEGRMRLSLVPFGVSAKNVHVTGKGGEILSLERLTLRAELMPLLRGKLSVTGCEVVKPVVTVVKDALGKYNFWTHELESIKGWLGPGFRLNDLKLSKGSLFYLDQKTGEKTELKEVNLTIRSMAVVDGPGSVVKNISFTGTMDCKEVLKKNVRMENLKASVKAIRGAYTFEPFTIGSIVYSDRKKGETTEFKEISLAVKDMTVVDMTEDIIRDISFTGTMDCKELAKKNLKVNRIRSSVKAEKGVFSFKPLIMDIFGAAGEGDITADKSKGKAEYRINLKVSKLDFEKLEESFDVKKLVGGKGDLVASLTVKETGDRPLLKGMEGTFSLRGDNLVTYTMDLDKVLAKYETSQKFHLADLASYFFVGPLGTVALKGYRYGDLYYETQGGRGAITQFISHWKIKNGEAEATDCALATRHFRVALKGKLNLVSRRFNNVTVALLDDKGCPTFKQTITGSFDSPRAGTVSSVESLAGPILDLYRKAKRYAQSGKCEVFYSGAVRQPR from the coding sequence ATGAGAGCGTTAAGAAGGAAGGGCCTTATGATCGCGGGCGGCGCGGTCGTCCCGGTCGTAATCATTGCGATTATTGCCGTCCTTTCGTTCAATATTAACACTCACAAGTCGAGGATCGAAGCCGCCGCCTCCAGGGAAACCGGCCTCACTGTCAGGATTGAGGGGAGAATGAGGCTCTCCCTCGTTCCCTTTGGCGTCTCGGCAAAAAATGTCCATGTCACCGGCAAGGGAGGCGAGATTCTCTCCCTTGAACGTCTCACATTGCGGGCAGAGTTGATGCCCCTGTTGCGAGGAAAGCTCTCTGTCACCGGCTGCGAGGTTGTCAAACCCGTGGTCACCGTCGTGAAGGACGCCTTGGGAAAATATAATTTCTGGACTCATGAACTGGAATCCATAAAAGGGTGGCTGGGGCCGGGTTTCAGGTTGAATGATCTCAAGCTGTCCAAGGGGTCGCTATTTTATCTTGATCAGAAGACGGGCGAAAAGACGGAGTTGAAAGAAGTCAATCTGACTATCAGGAGTATGGCGGTAGTGGATGGCCCGGGAAGTGTGGTGAAGAACATCTCATTCACGGGAACCATGGACTGCAAGGAGGTGCTGAAAAAGAATGTGAGGATGGAGAACCTCAAGGCGTCCGTGAAGGCAATTAGAGGGGCTTACACTTTCGAACCCTTTACCATCGGCTCGATCGTCTACTCTGACAGAAAAAAGGGTGAAACGACGGAGTTTAAGGAAATAAGTCTGGCGGTAAAAGATATGACGGTGGTGGATATGACGGAAGATATCATACGAGACATCTCATTTACGGGAACCATGGACTGTAAGGAACTGGCGAAAAAGAACCTCAAGGTCAACCGCATCAGAAGCAGTGTAAAGGCTGAGAAGGGGGTATTCTCGTTCAAGCCCCTCATCATGGATATCTTCGGAGCCGCGGGTGAAGGGGATATCACTGCAGACAAATCGAAAGGTAAGGCTGAATATAGAATTAATCTCAAAGTGTCGAAGCTGGATTTCGAAAAACTGGAGGAATCTTTCGACGTAAAAAAGCTGGTCGGGGGGAAGGGTGATCTTGTCGCATCCCTGACGGTGAAAGAAACAGGGGACCGCCCTTTACTGAAGGGCATGGAAGGCACTTTCTCTCTCCGGGGCGATAATCTCGTCACCTATACTATGGACCTCGACAAAGTCCTCGCAAAATATGAAACGAGCCAGAAGTTCCACCTCGCCGATCTGGCTTCATACTTCTTCGTCGGTCCTCTTGGCACTGTCGCACTAAAAGGGTACCGTTACGGGGATCTTTACTACGAGACCCAGGGAGGACGAGGCGCCATCACCCAGTTTATCTCTCACTGGAAGATTAAAAACGGCGAGGCCGAGGCTACCGATTGCGCCCTCGCCACGCGCCATTTCCGGGTGGCCCTCAAAGGCAAACTCAATCTTGTGAGCCGGCGATTTAACAACGTGACAGTGGCACTTCTCGACGACAAAGGGTGCCCGACATTTAAACAAACCATTACCGGTTCTTTCGACAGTCCCCGTGCCGGCACAGTCAGTTCGGTCGAGTCTCTTGCCGGTCCGATCCTTGATCTTTACAGGAAGGCAAAACGATATGCTCAGTCCGGCAAATGTGAGGTGTTTTATAGCGGCGCCGTGCGGCAACCGCGTTGA
- a CDS encoding PQQ-dependent sugar dehydrogenase, translating to MATDAAAIFQRWRFSDMAHYGIKKIASPNPHSNSGTRLILYLCAHLLTALFIPFAASTAVAEVRLDKIKLPPGFAIDTYATNVEGARSLALGPEGIVFAGSRSSGKVYALLDRNKDHKAEEIVIIAKGLNSPNGVAYFGGSLYVAEISRILRFDDIIKQLSHLPKPVVVNDTFPKETHHGWKFIGFGPDGKLYVPVGAPCNICMSHDPRYASIMRMNPDGTDLEVFAQGVRNTVGFDWHPRTKEFWFTDNGRDWLGNNQPPDELNCAPQKGMHFGFPFCHGSNIPDPEYGGKRSCTEFVPPRKNLGPHVAALGMRFYTGAMFPPQSQQYIHCRTRLLEQDTAHRIQDYPRYGKRRSHNRL from the coding sequence ATGGCCACCGATGCCGCAGCCATATTTCAGCGCTGGAGATTCTCAGACATGGCTCACTACGGGATAAAAAAAATCGCAAGCCCTAATCCTCATAGCAACAGCGGGACAAGACTTATCCTCTATCTGTGTGCCCACCTTCTTACGGCACTTTTCATTCCGTTCGCAGCTTCAACTGCGGTGGCGGAGGTTCGCCTCGACAAGATCAAGCTCCCTCCCGGATTCGCCATAGACACTTACGCCACGAATGTCGAAGGCGCCCGTTCCCTTGCGCTCGGACCCGAAGGGATCGTGTTTGCGGGAAGTCGTTCGTCCGGTAAAGTCTATGCCCTCCTGGACCGCAACAAAGATCATAAGGCCGAGGAAATAGTCATTATTGCCAAAGGTCTGAATTCACCTAACGGCGTAGCTTATTTCGGAGGGTCTCTGTATGTTGCCGAGATATCGAGGATACTCCGCTTCGATGATATCATAAAACAGTTGTCCCACCTGCCTAAACCGGTCGTAGTAAATGACACGTTTCCAAAGGAGACCCATCATGGCTGGAAATTCATCGGATTCGGTCCGGACGGCAAACTCTATGTGCCGGTAGGGGCCCCTTGTAACATATGTATGAGCCATGACCCTCGGTATGCCTCGATCATGCGAATGAACCCCGACGGAACCGACCTCGAGGTATTTGCCCAGGGGGTGCGCAATACGGTGGGCTTCGACTGGCACCCAAGGACGAAAGAGTTTTGGTTTACCGACAACGGGCGTGATTGGCTAGGGAATAATCAGCCTCCCGATGAGCTCAACTGCGCACCCCAAAAGGGAATGCACTTCGGCTTCCCCTTCTGCCATGGAAGCAATATTCCCGATCCGGAATATGGGGGCAAGAGGTCCTGCACGGAATTCGTTCCCCCGCGGAAGAACCTGGGACCCCATGTCGCAGCGCTCGGGATGAGGTTTTACACAGGCGCCATGTTCCCGCCGCAATCGCAACAATATATTCATTGCCGAACACGGCTCCTGGAACAGGATACCGCCCATCGGATACAGGATTACCCGCGCTATGGAAAAAGACGGAGCCATAACCGGTTATGA
- a CDS encoding transposase, whose amino-acid sequence MADLVSQGKAQFYDFPSADLRELRALLSLKRRFKKLEQGYKARIRNHLLAQYFPEMDESFGNVEGPAIVKWCLDPKEIASLTFEEFVRMVSSERVSEPQRRRLLTTYTKAKTSIGCETMPATSFEGKILIDALDQLHGMIKETDAKIAQVCTRFPEYACLLTIPGFGPDISSKVLGALGNPHRFENERQVLKMAGLDLSKSQSGKSETVPVISKKGKGDLRYGLYLAALSASIKHKRFVAYFTNKLKGREREKGIRLKMRVKLSAKLLVIAWTLMKKREVFNPDCIAE is encoded by the coding sequence GTGGCCGATCTCGTCTCCCAGGGGAAAGCCCAGTTCTATGATTTCCCTTCCGCCGATCTTAGGGAACTACGAGCGCTCCTCTCCTTAAAAAGAAGATTCAAGAAGCTGGAGCAGGGTTATAAGGCGAGAATAAGAAACCACCTCCTCGCCCAGTACTTCCCCGAGATGGATGAGTCCTTCGGGAATGTGGAAGGTCCTGCCATAGTGAAGTGGTGTCTCGACCCTAAGGAAATTGCCTCCCTCACCTTTGAAGAGTTCGTCCGCATGGTCTCCTCGGAGCGTGTAAGCGAACCACAAAGAAGACGGTTATTGACCACCTATACAAAGGCAAAGACCTCTATAGGGTGTGAGACAATGCCCGCTACGTCCTTTGAAGGCAAGATTCTTATCGATGCATTGGACCAGCTCCATGGGATGATTAAAGAGACGGACGCAAAGATTGCACAGGTATGCACGCGCTTCCCCGAGTATGCCTGCCTTCTCACCATTCCCGGATTCGGTCCCGATATCTCTTCCAAAGTCTTGGGAGCCCTCGGTAATCCTCATAGGTTCGAGAATGAGAGACAAGTCCTCAAAATGGCAGGGCTCGACCTCTCGAAGAGCCAGAGCGGGAAAAGCGAGACCGTTCCTGTCATCTCCAAGAAAGGGAAGGGAGATCTCCGTTATGGACTTTATCTGGCAGCCCTAAGCGCTTCCATAAAACATAAACGCTTTGTTGCCTACTTCACCAATAAGCTCAAAGGCAGGGAGCGGGAGAAGGGGATCAGGCTCAAGATGAGGGTAAAGCTTTCTGCAAAGCTCCTGGTGATCGCATGGACCCTCATGAAGAAAAGGGAGGTATTTAATCCGGATTGCATAGCTGAATAA
- a CDS encoding transposase has translation MNTHEDNRLKEFRQLKSLIRGSKEYLVVGIDIAKEKHHAFLGTAAGKTLRKQLAFTNTREGFESLCFHVEAVRRQNGLTKVVFGLEPTGDYHKPLAEYLLRQGHTLVMESGAAVKKT, from the coding sequence ATGAATACTCACGAGGATAACAGGTTAAAGGAGTTCCGTCAACTGAAGAGTCTGATCCGGGGTTCCAAAGAATATCTGGTGGTCGGGATCGACATTGCCAAAGAAAAGCACCATGCCTTTCTCGGCACCGCGGCAGGCAAGACTCTGAGAAAGCAGCTCGCCTTCACCAATACCCGTGAAGGCTTCGAGTCTCTCTGTTTTCATGTGGAGGCAGTAAGAAGGCAAAATGGCCTTACAAAAGTAGTCTTCGGCCTGGAGCCCACGGGAGACTACCATAAGCCCCTTGCAGAGTACCTTCTGAGGCAGGGCCATACTCTTGTGATGGAATCGGGCGCCGCGGTAAAAAAGACGTGA
- a CDS encoding metallophosphoesterase family protein, with the protein MTLNRTDLKSGIITIFAALCVFLATGLIVPAWCEPAAALKSGETGESSSITPWTTDYIRKRPYLIYSGRPTAMTVLWQTYQTPAMSTIEWGTTTGYGRGPIAVHEDGNSSDKHQFSYTISNLLPATKYYYRVTNDTFSHTGSFTTAPRPGETSLSFYGYGDTRAEYLNPPVDHNAVLSALLTDMDQNPEQRQTLLVHMGDYVYNGLNEFLWDVQQFNLEPAYDAMHSTFAKLPLMGVLGNHEGYDAYAAKKTVMNYENIGDLFRKYYPYHYPNNNRFYYSFDYGPVHFVVIDTWSYQGASSEQQTIDAVQANWLKRDLRASRKPWKIAMLHTPIWACLQGNAAMQAQLTPILKEGGVHMVLQGHSHYYSHAETEGPYAGMTWLVLGGGGAPINPEAACVQETNKMWPPFAAFKFHFARFDVSGNTMTVTVIDKDGAIIETFQVTN; encoded by the coding sequence ATGACATTAAACAGAACAGATTTGAAATCAGGTATCATCACCATTTTTGCGGCCCTTTGTGTATTCCTCGCAACGGGCTTAATCGTGCCTGCCTGGTGCGAGCCGGCAGCTGCTTTAAAAAGTGGAGAAACCGGAGAATCTTCGTCCATCACTCCCTGGACCACGGACTACATCCGTAAAAGACCGTACCTGATCTACAGCGGAAGGCCCACCGCCATGACGGTCCTCTGGCAGACCTATCAGACCCCCGCTATGTCGACCATAGAATGGGGAACTACCACGGGCTACGGCAGAGGCCCAATCGCGGTGCATGAGGACGGCAACTCATCGGATAAACACCAGTTCTCTTATACGATTTCAAATCTCCTTCCCGCGACGAAGTACTATTACCGTGTTACCAACGACACCTTCTCTCACACCGGCTCTTTCACCACCGCACCGCGTCCCGGCGAGACCTCTCTGTCCTTTTACGGGTATGGAGACACGAGGGCCGAATATCTCAACCCCCCGGTTGACCATAACGCCGTTCTGAGCGCACTGCTGACGGACATGGACCAGAACCCCGAGCAGCGGCAGACGCTTCTGGTCCACATGGGAGACTATGTCTATAACGGGTTGAATGAATTCCTGTGGGACGTGCAACAGTTCAACCTGGAGCCGGCCTACGATGCCATGCACTCCACCTTCGCGAAACTTCCGCTCATGGGAGTTCTCGGGAACCACGAAGGGTACGATGCCTACGCCGCGAAAAAAACGGTGATGAATTACGAGAACATAGGCGATCTTTTCCGGAAATATTATCCCTATCATTATCCGAACAATAACCGTTTTTATTATTCTTTCGATTACGGTCCCGTCCATTTTGTCGTAATCGACACGTGGTCATACCAGGGCGCCTCTTCGGAGCAGCAGACGATCGATGCCGTGCAGGCGAACTGGCTGAAGCGGGACCTCAGGGCTTCCAGAAAGCCCTGGAAGATCGCCATGCTTCACACGCCTATTTGGGCATGCCTGCAGGGTAATGCAGCCATGCAGGCCCAGCTCACGCCCATATTGAAGGAGGGCGGGGTCCATATGGTCCTCCAGGGGCACTCACACTATTACAGTCACGCAGAGACTGAAGGCCCCTACGCGGGCATGACCTGGCTCGTCCTGGGCGGCGGCGGCGCCCCGATCAATCCCGAGGCGGCGTGTGTTCAGGAAACGAACAAGATGTGGCCCCCCTTTGCGGCCTTTAAATTCCATTTCGCGAGATTCGATGTGTCCGGCAATACCATGACGGTTACCGTGATCGACAAGGACGGGGCAATAATAGAGACATTCCAGGTAACGAATTGA